In Candidatus Syntrophoarchaeum caldarius, the following are encoded in one genomic region:
- a CDS encoding membrane protein produces MSNIIEWYIAVIVAFPTILMLADAYIGYKKGGSALKGISGFRRAIIALTVILILGIAVFHLLVNDTDSNSRAVVNNILSMLAGLVSAIAGFYFGGRFTEKRAEDAERRAKGVEERARKAEEE; encoded by the coding sequence ATGTCGAATATCATCGAGTGGTATATAGCGGTCATAGTTGCTTTTCCTACCATCCTCATGCTTGCAGATGCGTATATTGGGTATAAAAAGGGTGGAAGTGCCCTTAAGGGAATATCCGGTTTTCGCAGAGCCATCATAGCTCTTACTGTAATTTTAATCCTTGGCATAGCCGTCTTTCACCTACTTGTCAATGATACTGATTCTAACTCCAGAGCAGTGGTCAACAACATTCTGAGCATGCTTGCAGGACTCGTTTCTGCCATCGCTGGATTTTACTTCGGAGGTAGATTTACAGAAAAGAGAGCTGAAGATGCGGAGAGAAGGGCGAAAGGGGTTGAAGAAAGAGCAAGGAAAGCTGAGGAAGAGTAG
- a CDS encoding membrane protein containing DUF1648, with product MNMRKSEIIVLGIILFSFIVGIYFYPQMPEQMASHWNAQGQMDGYMSKFWGLFLMPLISVALF from the coding sequence ATGAATATGAGAAAAAGTGAAATAATCGTCCTGGGGATAATTCTTTTCTCCTTCATCGTTGGTATTTATTTTTATCCTCAGATGCCAGAGCAGATGGCATCGCACTGGAATGCTCAGGGACAGATGGATGGATATATGTCAAAATTCTGGGGATTGTTCCTGATGCCGCTGATCTCTGTGGCACTATTTTAA
- a CDS encoding GTP:adenosylcobinamide-phosphate guanylyltransferase, with the protein MIAVVMAGGKATRLGCVEKPMVKLGGIPLIDHVMRPLIELDIETIVAVSKNTQDTTVYCQRSNYEVVMTSGNDYHEDLFHLTEQFGAILTIVSDIPFLTPAHIKAILKADRMRDSVVGCTMVHDVITPFGLNIVDGTTDRYLLFDDYYVGININSQEDLDLAEKISGEVDYNRTVGSKLLEKI; encoded by the coding sequence ATGATTGCTGTTGTGATGGCAGGCGGTAAAGCTACAAGGCTTGGATGTGTGGAAAAACCAATGGTTAAGCTTGGAGGCATTCCACTTATAGACCATGTCATGCGCCCGCTCATTGAACTGGATATTGAGACCATTGTTGCTGTATCGAAGAATACACAGGATACGACCGTCTACTGTCAGCGATCAAATTATGAGGTCGTGATGACATCGGGAAATGATTACCACGAGGATCTATTCCATCTCACAGAACAGTTCGGTGCGATCCTTACGATTGTATCAGATATCCCTTTCCTGACTCCTGCTCACATCAAGGCGATTTTAAAGGCAGATCGAATGAGAGATTCTGTTGTTGGATGCACGATGGTGCATGATGTGATCACGCCTTTTGGACTCAACATCGTTGATGGAACCACGGATCGCTATCTGCTTTTTGATGATTATTATGTCGGTATCAATATCAACTCACAGGAAGATCTTGATCTTGCAGAAAAGATTTCTGGAGAGGTAGATTACAACCGCACGGTTGGATCAAAGCTTCTTGAGAAGATTTAA
- a CDS encoding methylcobalamin:coenzyme M methyltransferase: protein MKLILEGKKGEIDRIPCACPGVGTYTENLMKEFNAGWPEAHKDPEKMAILGSAAYEKFGLESVVVPFDAVVEAEILGMAVDFREKQLKKGKILWPGVLRPGFTKDGVEIKEPSDLTIPDDIANSGRVPVITEALKILHEKYYGEVPIFVWSMGIFTTLLGYVLDTIQFMMLVRTDPEKVKAFYNAVLDLPIELGKIYKEAGADYVVYREDGACCDNVSPKDFVDLFKAPISEIFAKSPMEILTMSGTAGPIMKDCAEVGAKMIVIDEKTDAVKARESVDSAGTGVALAGNLPTMSLLKKKNSADKIDAWVKNIIENAKIDVVSPGCDFFVKTPDENIEAMVAATRKYGQLK, encoded by the coding sequence ATGAAGTTGATCCTGGAAGGCAAGAAAGGGGAGATCGATCGGATACCCTGCGCCTGCCCGGGAGTTGGGACATACACAGAGAACCTGATGAAGGAATTCAATGCAGGATGGCCTGAAGCTCACAAAGATCCTGAAAAGATGGCTATACTCGGTTCCGCGGCTTATGAGAAATTTGGGCTTGAAAGTGTGGTTGTGCCATTTGATGCGGTAGTCGAGGCAGAGATACTTGGTATGGCTGTGGACTTCAGGGAGAAACAGCTCAAGAAGGGTAAGATCCTCTGGCCAGGTGTTCTGCGACCTGGCTTCACAAAAGATGGTGTCGAGATTAAGGAGCCCTCTGATCTCACAATCCCGGATGATATCGCAAATTCAGGAAGGGTTCCTGTGATCACAGAGGCCCTCAAGATACTCCATGAAAAGTACTATGGTGAGGTACCAATATTTGTCTGGTCAATGGGAATTTTCACGACATTGCTCGGATACGTCCTTGATACGATCCAGTTCATGATGCTGGTGAGGACGGATCCAGAGAAGGTGAAGGCGTTCTATAATGCAGTGCTGGATCTTCCGATCGAACTCGGAAAGATCTACAAGGAAGCAGGCGCAGACTATGTCGTGTACAGGGAAGACGGTGCCTGCTGTGACAATGTCTCACCAAAGGACTTTGTTGATCTATTCAAAGCACCAATCAGCGAGATATTTGCAAAATCTCCAATGGAGATTCTTACAATGTCAGGTACAGCCGGGCCAATCATGAAAGATTGTGCCGAGGTTGGTGCAAAGATGATTGTAATCGATGAGAAGACCGATGCAGTAAAGGCACGGGAGAGTGTTGATTCTGCTGGAACAGGTGTCGCGCTCGCTGGAAACCTGCCAACGATGTCACTTCTCAAGAAGAAGAATAGTGCGGATAAGATCGATGCGTGGGTGAAAAATATCATCGAAAATGCAAAGATCGATGTTGTCTCTCCTGGATGCGATTTCTTCGTGAAGACACCTGATGAAAACATCGAGGCAATGGTTGCAGCAACCAGGAAGTACGGTCAGCTAAAATAG
- a CDS encoding Riboflavin synthase, archaeal: MAKVGVADTAFARYDMGKAAIEELKRGASVRIERYTVPGVKDLPVASKKLIEEMGCDIVIALGMPGPEEIDKQCAHEASLGIIHAQLLTNKHIIEVFVHEDEAADDKELVKLADARTREHARNVLKLLFNPKALEKEAGTGQRQGFADAGPARI; this comes from the coding sequence ATGGCAAAGGTTGGTGTTGCAGATACTGCATTTGCACGGTATGATATGGGAAAGGCTGCGATCGAGGAGCTTAAGCGAGGCGCATCTGTCAGAATTGAACGCTACACAGTGCCCGGTGTGAAGGACCTCCCTGTCGCTTCCAAGAAATTGATCGAGGAGATGGGGTGTGATATCGTGATCGCGCTTGGTATGCCAGGACCTGAGGAGATTGACAAGCAGTGTGCGCACGAGGCATCACTTGGGATAATCCATGCGCAGCTTCTGACAAATAAGCACATAATTGAGGTGTTTGTACATGAAGACGAGGCTGCGGATGATAAAGAACTTGTGAAGCTTGCGGATGCAAGAACACGGGAGCACGCCAGAAACGTCCTGAAACTGCTTTTCAACCCAAAGGCCCTTGAGAAAGAGGCGGGGACAGGTCAACGGCAGGGGTTTGCAGATGCAGGACCTGCGAGGATATAA
- a CDS encoding Uncharacterized conserved protein UCP005852, methanogenesis: MKEIRLKVISENEASDYIYVVADRTLKVEEINDTYVKIVGSADFYGNGDDPTGFRSSNTVTVRNTGNGIGNVYIYRRNVLPSRSHDVVGILENTEVLEGLKASDEVMLSVEPPRIMAIGMQQEEAYRMLSARGIHQIREGAIEDDAIIVEQNPVYTISILKTGEVRTYGISSDKILRIKLCENIDQTLHYFRYATFMRAGVGKLSVKKKYRAFVLFDERAGYKRSIMPENTPDVMESFTIGVTNMAKEGAGTIGIRLKPSEKYGPTGENFKASNIVGTVTENRELLNDLKTGDTIYFSSETV, from the coding sequence ATGAAAGAAATACGATTGAAGGTCATCAGTGAGAATGAGGCAAGCGACTATATCTACGTCGTAGCAGATCGAACTTTGAAGGTAGAAGAGATTAACGATACGTACGTAAAGATCGTGGGGTCGGCTGATTTCTATGGAAATGGTGACGATCCCACAGGTTTTCGTTCAAGTAACACTGTAACAGTGAGAAACACGGGAAATGGCATTGGTAATGTTTACATCTATCGACGCAATGTTTTACCCTCAAGATCGCACGATGTTGTGGGCATACTGGAGAATACAGAGGTTCTGGAAGGGCTGAAGGCATCCGATGAGGTTATGCTTTCTGTTGAACCACCACGAATAATGGCGATCGGAATGCAACAGGAGGAGGCATACAGGATGCTCAGTGCGCGTGGAATCCATCAAATCCGGGAGGGCGCGATCGAGGACGACGCAATCATTGTAGAACAGAACCCAGTCTATACGATATCCATTCTTAAAACAGGAGAGGTCAGGACATACGGCATATCATCAGATAAGATCCTCAGGATAAAACTATGTGAAAATATAGACCAGACACTTCACTACTTCAGATATGCAACCTTTATGAGGGCTGGTGTTGGAAAACTGAGCGTCAAGAAGAAATACCGTGCGTTCGTTCTCTTCGATGAACGAGCAGGATATAAGCGGAGTATAATGCCAGAGAATACCCCTGATGTGATGGAGAGCTTTACAATTGGTGTGACAAATATGGCAAAAGAAGGTGCGGGGACGATAGGCATACGACTCAAACCAAGTGAAAAATATGGGCCAACAGGCGAGAACTTCAAAGCAAGTAACATCGTGGGCACAGTGACAGAAAACCGTGAACTTCTCAATGATCTGAAAACAGGTGATACGATCTATTTCTCATCTGAGACAGTATAG
- a CDS encoding Uncharacterized conserved protein UCP019464, methanogenesis, with the protein MDIIVRSQDAKGADAYRRVAEIRAHDFPVEIDKIEMEIDPEEGVFAARLAYKEARGSFVTIANIAESESEDGETIFRIKDETYAPTLLRYLWDAFGRSMVEQPNRLEILVKTEIEEDFMQSVIFEPSEEFLDDIITFLELLAPEGFRIWNVKKEKNALLVVASEEVLSTQRLDQVFQSLQT; encoded by the coding sequence ATGGATATTATTGTAAGATCCCAGGATGCAAAGGGGGCTGATGCCTATCGCAGAGTTGCAGAGATCAGAGCACATGACTTTCCAGTAGAAATAGATAAGATAGAGATGGAGATTGATCCCGAAGAAGGAGTCTTTGCGGCTCGTCTTGCCTATAAAGAAGCTCGTGGATCATTTGTTACAATAGCAAATATAGCGGAGAGCGAAAGTGAAGATGGAGAGACGATATTTCGCATAAAGGATGAAACATACGCGCCAACGTTGCTTCGATACCTCTGGGATGCCTTTGGACGCAGTATGGTGGAACAGCCAAATAGACTTGAAATTTTGGTAAAGACCGAGATAGAGGAGGATTTCATGCAATCTGTCATATTTGAGCCGTCTGAAGAATTTCTCGACGATATCATCACCTTCCTTGAATTACTGGCGCCAGAGGGGTTCAGGATATGGAATGTAAAGAAAGAGAAGAACGCACTTCTGGTGGTAGCATCAGAGGAAGTCCTGAGTACACAAAGACTTGATCAGGTCTTCCAGAGCCTGCAGACATGA
- a CDS encoding Methyl coenzyme M reductase system, component A2, protein MKIIEIENLSIEKGGNKILDNINLSVEENDIIGVIGASGAGKSALMYTLRGMEEYRPTAGHIYYNIRFCENCERVDTPSRTECPRCGSAMELQRVDFWEIDKGMRDVIKRRVAIMFQEATGIYSMRSVIENVLAALHSSDYPIDARMERAHEIVKIVSLEHRIKHIARDLSGGEKQRVVMARQIAKDPMVLLLDEPTGTLDPKSSEEMYDVIKEISKERTTFIASHLTSYIPEVAPRSILLIEGKAVFEGETSKVMERFIAERRLSKKQVVNFEGEPIIQCRDLRREYFTVDEGVIKALDGVSLDIYEGEIHGILGHSGAGKTTLVTIINGDSSEFEGVCTVRLDGERVDMRERGIQRGRVKEKIAILHQEYGLSAYQTVYRNMQGFVPGVPEEILEEKIYDVLELVGFSEERIEGILKRYPDELSEGEKHRIIFASIILKDPKIMILDEPTGTLDEMTMYQITNSIINRRNEHKTTFLIVSHDLEFVRLVCDRVTVMDKGKAIFTGDTDTGIEYALKSGII, encoded by the coding sequence ATGAAGATTATAGAGATAGAAAATCTTTCCATCGAAAAGGGAGGCAACAAGATACTCGATAATATAAACCTGAGCGTGGAAGAAAACGATATAATCGGTGTTATTGGAGCAAGTGGAGCTGGAAAAAGCGCACTAATGTACACATTGCGCGGCATGGAGGAATATAGACCAACAGCCGGGCATATATACTACAACATTCGCTTTTGTGAGAATTGCGAGCGGGTTGATACTCCATCACGCACAGAATGCCCGCGCTGTGGTTCGGCGATGGAACTCCAGCGGGTTGACTTCTGGGAGATTGATAAAGGTATGCGCGATGTGATAAAACGGCGGGTTGCGATCATGTTTCAGGAAGCCACCGGGATTTATTCGATGCGGTCTGTTATCGAGAATGTGCTTGCAGCTCTGCATAGCTCTGATTATCCGATCGATGCACGTATGGAACGGGCACATGAGATCGTGAAGATCGTCTCACTTGAACACAGGATCAAACATATTGCACGGGACCTGAGCGGCGGTGAGAAGCAAAGAGTCGTGATGGCAAGACAGATCGCAAAAGATCCGATGGTGCTTCTGCTTGATGAGCCTACGGGAACGCTTGACCCCAAATCATCAGAAGAGATGTATGATGTGATAAAAGAGATCTCGAAAGAGCGAACAACGTTCATCGCGTCACATCTGACATCGTATATACCTGAGGTGGCCCCGCGATCGATATTGCTTATAGAAGGAAAGGCAGTCTTTGAGGGAGAGACAAGCAAGGTAATGGAACGTTTCATCGCTGAACGACGTCTGTCGAAGAAACAGGTTGTTAACTTTGAAGGTGAACCAATAATTCAGTGCAGAGATCTTCGCAGGGAATACTTCACGGTGGATGAGGGTGTTATAAAAGCACTGGATGGCGTATCGCTCGATATTTATGAAGGCGAGATACACGGGATTCTGGGACATAGCGGTGCAGGTAAGACAACACTTGTTACAATTATCAATGGTGACAGTTCCGAATTTGAAGGTGTCTGCACAGTTCGACTGGATGGTGAACGTGTGGATATGCGTGAACGTGGCATACAAAGGGGGCGTGTCAAAGAAAAGATCGCCATACTTCACCAGGAATATGGGCTATCCGCATACCAGACAGTTTACAGAAATATGCAGGGATTTGTACCAGGAGTGCCGGAAGAGATCTTAGAGGAGAAAATTTATGACGTCCTTGAGCTTGTTGGGTTTAGTGAAGAACGAATTGAGGGAATTTTGAAACGATATCCCGATGAGCTTAGCGAGGGAGAGAAGCATCGGATAATATTTGCATCGATTATCCTCAAGGACCCCAAGATAATGATACTGGATGAACCAACAGGCACACTGGATGAGATGACAATGTACCAGATAACCAACTCTATTATTAACCGTCGCAACGAACATAAGACCACGTTTCTTATCGTGAGCCATGACCTTGAGTTTGTACGGCTCGTGTGTGACAGGGTTACGGTAATGGATAAGGGCAAGGCGATCTTCACCGGAGATACTGACACAGGCATCGAATACGCACTGAAAAGTGGCATTATCTGA
- a CDS encoding methyl-coenzyme M reductase I operon protein C, whose product MIGRKAHYVNCRAKFGGGLGYGIARGGTHSDEYGEDALIIAMDFSDRHIPYPVCDITQRLRAYGIKASVLVLRKGKGIKAEQHFVKVEFKLEEDERERIERSKLLIFHHGNVARHIIYKQIYFLKLFDKPSIVICQCPIDYEDLAREGVDTKYVRPLPEKRLTKGRVVGIITGVIRGHITPLRSTEEIKRIVFVESGEEKAIETAPEIEEGMEVTYTATGTAGTVEEVVEFWGAKYARINDLYYRTSTLMPLSAKTEKN is encoded by the coding sequence ATGATAGGCAGAAAGGCCCACTATGTCAACTGTAGGGCAAAGTTTGGAGGGGGGCTTGGTTACGGTATAGCGCGTGGAGGCACGCACTCGGATGAGTATGGCGAGGATGCACTGATAATCGCGATGGACTTTTCGGATCGACACATCCCATATCCAGTCTGTGATATAACACAGCGGTTGCGTGCGTATGGGATCAAAGCATCGGTGCTTGTCCTTCGTAAGGGAAAAGGTATCAAGGCGGAACAGCATTTTGTGAAGGTTGAATTCAAACTGGAAGAGGATGAGCGCGAACGGATCGAACGTTCAAAACTACTCATATTTCACCACGGCAATGTCGCACGACATATAATTTATAAGCAAATCTACTTTCTCAAACTCTTCGATAAGCCATCGATCGTGATATGCCAGTGTCCAATCGATTACGAGGATCTGGCACGTGAGGGGGTTGATACCAAGTATGTTCGCCCCCTACCAGAGAAGAGACTCACAAAAGGTAGGGTTGTTGGTATTATCACAGGTGTCATCAGGGGGCATATCACTCCACTGCGAAGTACTGAGGAAATAAAACGAATCGTCTTTGTCGAGTCTGGCGAAGAGAAAGCCATCGAAACAGCACCAGAGATTGAGGAGGGGATGGAGGTTACCTATACTGCCACAGGTACAGCAGGCACGGTTGAAGAGGTGGTTGAGTTCTGGGGTGCAAAATATGCGCGTATAAATGATCTATATTACAGAACCTCTACGCTCATGCCATTGTCTGCAAAAACAGAAAAGAATTAA
- a CDS encoding Methyl-coenzyme M reductase, protein C, with product MMPLKYIGNAFESDEIIEFIEDLGGFVLNIDQMGGVAEFDVMIDHESVNILRKRAALRKHSGRVITVPLYGIEVAVIIPSFNLHHTPFPHCSTVETLRQAGAKVNTIAPARGVGRKAILMREERMMIEEHDLAIFMFGCFEHCIREKMELCRRLNVPVIVTGYADLESDDELIFIPSITRIPTMFDDPDDKRIIGAFMESVISIIGSLRPDVPATYPYIKTEIESKFGVNVVLKMSGLRVNASYDEYAEKLGEMEFYFGKLGEFGSIKRGTQDDIIIELPLSVPSV from the coding sequence ATGATGCCGCTAAAATATATCGGAAATGCGTTTGAATCAGACGAAATAATTGAGTTCATAGAGGATCTTGGCGGTTTTGTCCTGAACATAGACCAGATGGGTGGTGTTGCAGAATTTGATGTGATGATAGATCATGAATCGGTGAACATTCTGCGTAAACGGGCAGCTCTCCGTAAGCATTCAGGAAGGGTTATCACTGTACCGCTCTATGGTATCGAAGTTGCGGTGATCATCCCCTCATTTAATCTTCATCACACACCCTTTCCACACTGCAGCACGGTTGAGACACTGCGGCAGGCTGGCGCAAAGGTGAACACAATCGCACCTGCAAGAGGCGTTGGCAGAAAGGCGATTCTGATGAGGGAAGAGCGGATGATGATCGAGGAGCACGATCTGGCGATCTTCATGTTTGGATGTTTTGAGCACTGTATCCGTGAGAAGATGGAACTCTGCAGAAGGCTTAATGTACCTGTGATCGTGACAGGCTATGCAGATCTTGAGTCTGATGATGAGCTGATTTTCATCCCGTCTATTACAAGGATACCAACGATGTTCGATGATCCTGATGATAAACGGATAATAGGTGCATTTATGGAGAGTGTAATCTCGATCATCGGAAGCCTTCGACCTGATGTTCCTGCAACCTATCCCTATATAAAAACCGAGATTGAATCAAAGTTTGGTGTGAACGTGGTACTCAAAATGAGCGGTCTCAGAGTGAACGCATCCTATGATGAATATGCAGAGAAACTCGGAGAGATGGAATTTTACTTTGGTAAACTCGGTGAGTTTGGCAGCATAAAGAGGGGCACACAGGACGATATAATCATTGAACTTCCGCTGAGTGTTCCATCTGTATAA
- a CDS encoding methyl coenzyme M reductase system component A2, with protein sequence MKIIEVENLTKTYQISKIEKEHTALENVSFSVDEGEVLGILGRSSAGKTTLLRILRGVESFKEGSVRVDGITLTPDSNSNEQLELQKITALHLQRSFALWPESVINNVMRKLGKLETGFEEIPTTGSNDYKRLFKRASEILDIVGMLDKKYYYYNILSGGEKQCVLLARQLAANPRVLLVDEPATMIDPVGRGMMLDAIKKINENAGVTVVFVSHMPEIHETLADRVLWIEEGKVVDEGKPDEIIKKFVAKIDQPVEPSIPREVPKMRLTNLWKRYQITTSGAKFIETIQMKNLNFDIYEGEILALVGPCAAGKTVLIRLLAGLEPPQFGEVTYRINDGGEERWTNICTYGYDAVKARLNISTLHQEFALTHYEIVLHLFEQKLGLKDVRFLPEVVERAREMGLSDVKLDVLYRLADLPEDEMKDMLRELKLDPGILRKLFPTIPADEAKKRMKPIFEALDLPLSLMDHYTYELSAGEQIRVALALHMTEKPEVLLLDEPFGDLDPISLRKCINAIKTLNKEHNLTIILVSHQLDAVKELAHRALLIHRGEILMTGDPETICNEFVNRKYADFVSKGGEIEDTGDAYRYFHLS encoded by the coding sequence ATGAAGATCATCGAAGTAGAAAATTTAACGAAGACTTATCAGATCTCAAAGATTGAGAAAGAACACACTGCTCTTGAGAACGTCTCGTTCTCAGTCGATGAGGGTGAAGTTCTGGGTATATTAGGAAGGAGCAGTGCAGGAAAAACCACACTCTTGCGAATTTTAAGGGGCGTGGAATCATTTAAAGAAGGATCTGTAAGGGTTGATGGTATCACACTCACACCTGACTCTAATTCCAATGAACAGCTTGAACTCCAGAAGATAACCGCACTGCATCTGCAACGTTCGTTTGCACTATGGCCTGAGAGTGTGATAAATAATGTGATGCGAAAACTGGGAAAGCTTGAGACAGGTTTTGAAGAGATACCTACAACAGGTTCAAACGACTATAAACGACTCTTCAAACGGGCCTCCGAGATTCTTGATATTGTTGGCATGTTGGATAAGAAGTATTACTACTACAATATCCTCAGCGGCGGTGAGAAGCAGTGTGTTCTGCTTGCGAGACAGCTCGCAGCAAATCCACGTGTTCTTCTTGTAGATGAACCAGCCACCATGATAGATCCTGTTGGTCGAGGGATGATGCTTGATGCGATAAAAAAAATAAATGAGAATGCTGGTGTTACTGTTGTATTTGTCTCTCATATGCCAGAAATACACGAAACTCTCGCTGATAGGGTGCTCTGGATTGAGGAAGGAAAGGTGGTTGATGAGGGGAAACCAGATGAGATCATTAAAAAGTTTGTTGCAAAGATCGATCAACCCGTTGAGCCATCGATACCACGAGAAGTGCCGAAGATGCGCCTCACCAACCTCTGGAAGCGTTACCAGATAACCACATCAGGTGCAAAGTTTATCGAGACGATCCAGATGAAAAATCTCAACTTCGATATCTACGAAGGCGAGATACTTGCACTCGTTGGACCATGTGCTGCTGGAAAGACAGTACTGATCAGGTTGCTTGCAGGACTTGAACCTCCTCAGTTTGGTGAGGTTACCTACAGGATCAACGATGGTGGTGAAGAGCGCTGGACAAATATCTGTACCTATGGTTATGATGCTGTAAAGGCGCGTCTTAACATCTCAACGTTACATCAGGAGTTTGCGCTCACGCACTATGAAATCGTGCTGCACCTCTTTGAGCAGAAACTTGGGCTAAAGGACGTGCGATTCCTGCCTGAGGTGGTCGAACGGGCGAGAGAAATGGGACTAAGTGACGTGAAGCTGGATGTACTTTATAGACTTGCAGATCTGCCAGAAGATGAGATGAAAGACATGCTCAGGGAGCTGAAACTTGATCCAGGGATTCTGAGGAAGTTATTCCCAACGATACCTGCAGACGAAGCTAAAAAGCGGATGAAACCCATATTTGAAGCGCTCGATCTTCCTCTTTCTCTCATGGATCACTATACATATGAACTCAGTGCAGGTGAGCAGATACGGGTTGCGCTTGCTCTTCACATGACGGAGAAGCCAGAGGTCCTCTTGCTCGATGAGCCTTTCGGAGATCTCGATCCTATCTCGCTGCGTAAATGTATAAATGCAATAAAAACCCTCAACAAGGAGCACAACCTCACAATAATCCTCGTGAGCCATCAACTGGATGCGGTGAAGGAGCTTGCACACCGGGCACTGCTGATACACCGTGGCGAAATTCTGATGACAGGCGATCCTGAGACTATCTGTAATGAATTTGTCAATCGAAAGTACGCCGACTTTGTCTCAAAAGGCGGTGAGATTGAGGATACGGGAGATGCATACAGGTATTTCCATCTGAGCTGA